The DNA segment TTGAATCTTGGCCTGAAGGTTGGTGGGATCTTTGTAACTCTCATCAGAAGCTGCCTGGAGCTTCTCATGAATCCATGACTCCAATTCATCAGCATCACGCTTGAAATACTGCAAAAGCACATAACCCACATAAATACCTGAGGCTATTTATACAACTAGCTTCATACACAGTCATTACTTTCTCCTCACTGTGATCAAACTTAACCATGGAATGAAGATGAATGATGTAAATCAAATTTCATGCACTCCAAAGTATGTGTGAACTCTTGATAATCCCACAACAGGAACCAGCCATCAAACCAGCATGTAGTCCATTTTACCTGGAATCGACGTGAATCCTCAAGTTTATCTCTCTTCTGCCGGGCATCTGAGCGGAACTGCGAGTACCGTGAGAGGACCTGATCCCTCCGGTTCTGGATGTCATCAGCAGTCTCCAATATAGTCACCTCTTTCACTACAACGTTGCCCTCCATCTTTGAATTTGGGGTTTCTAACACCTCAATCTTGAAAACTTCAGTACCTTTTCTGATCAGATCTCACTCTCACTATGAGACCAACTGTGTAACTGACGGCTTTTGTACACAGTTGTGAGTCTGAGATCAAGCAATCCAATCTGAAAACCTGTAAAGATGTTCCATGATTAAAGTTCTGATAGATGCATCCAAATATATCAGTTTTGTGATAAGTACATGCAAGTTTTTTatgcatataaataaaaatataaaatttaaaGTTTGTACTttaaattgttttatttttatttatataatgtCAGAGAGGTAAATCAATGACATGGGATGAGATGTAGTTTGGCAAACTGCCATTAGGTAATAATGTTGTCAAGGAGGGGAGGATTTCTTCAGTTTTTAATTTAAAAAGAAAGGTTTAAATTACAATTTGGTTACTGATTTCTTTCTAGTATTTAAGTTATTTTGCTTTGATTAAGTTTAAGGTTCAATTTAGCTTTTATTTAgttgttctgagagagagagagagagagagagagagagagagagagagagagagagagagagagagagagagagagagagagagagaaattaactgCCACCAGTCACGGTTTCTGCTAAATAATTTTGACCTTGTTTTGTACAGTAGCATTTTAGCCAGAGGTCTATGAGGCACTAGAAAATCTCATGAACactagaatgattttttttatttgatgcaAGTTTCTAAATAAcaaagttttcttatttttttctcttctgattAATGATGACATTTCTAGTAATTTATTCTGTTTACCTTGGAGTTGTGGGACCTCCTATACTGGGAACAATGATACCTAATCAGTTCATGATAATAAAATTTAAATGAATAAGTTATAACAATGAAATAGTGCCTCAGGGGGTTTACCTTAATTTTTGGTGGAAAACATCCTAATTGTGTAGGTGTTGCAATCGATTGTTTGACTACTACCTTATCAAAGACAACTTATCCTAATCTGTTTACATCCTAAATTTAGTTTCTACCTcccctaaaaaaatatatatataaataaattaataaattagttaatcaattaattaattaactaaaaataacaataataactagtAAAGAGAATTTTACATATTTCTCTGTGGGGTAATGATGCCAATCAGTCTCTCACACAAATAATTAATGTATATATAGGCACAAAAATGGTTATTTTCATATGAGCAATGCCTTTAAACAATCCAGGGTTTCAGGGCCTGACAAACATACATGTGGGCTATGATGTCAATCAGTCTCTGATGCTGAAATCTCACACCCAGCCTTATATAGTGGCCACCGTACATCCCAGGAACTATGGAccgaccattttgaattgagtgtttgagtgttgTCATTTCTGGGGATTCCCCAGcctgcaacactgcaacacttaCACCAAGACATACCTCATGTCAGGTGCTTCTTACTTCAGAGTTAAGTGGTGCTGTATATACATTGTGATGCTctaaaaaggcaagttagtgtaatatatgtttttttaatgatactcgcattgttttttttgcaaacaccacaatacttggcaaTGTTTCCTCCAAGCAGTCACTTTTCCATGGGTGACCAAGTGAGATCACATGGTCAGACTGACCGTGTTAATCCTTAGGTCACTTCCTCTCGCACTGCcagccaggatggaagctacctctccTGCTCATTCTCATCACCTCCACAGCCAAGAGAAGAGCATATTTACTCTGTATATAACtattttttggaagaaaaggtTAATAGGGGGCCATTACTTGACCATCAAGAGCTGTTGCCCAAACAGCAAAAAGCAACCAATGTGAGTGAGGCAACAGTTAGAAGAATTTATTCATCTGCCAATGAAGCTCACATTACAGAGGCCACCAGCACATCCTGTGTTCTCCTCACCAACAAAGAACCGCCCTGCAACCATAACCAACGTTGATGACCTTGACAAACGTATGGTTAGAAAGacagttttgcatttttacACAAGGAAGGAGATCCCAACACtacagaaagtgaaggaagaattgaaggaaaatatttccttcaaaGGATGCATGGAATCTCTATGGAAGATTCTCAAAGAGAATGGGttcagatatgaaaaaaaaaagttgtacctaaaaaatatatatatatatatatatatatatatatatatatatatatatatatatatatatatatatatatatatatatatatatatagcatcatggtttaaagaaaatatctccaaaaggaaacctatcacatttCAACAaaattcacaatggagagagagagagagagagagagagagagagagagagagagagagagagagagagagagagagagagagagagagagagagagagagagagagagagagagaggtggtgtgtggggaaGGAGGTTATCAGTGACACATAGGCTCTAATCTGATAACTGGCCCAGTACAAGTTTTGGCAGCACCAGGGGAATCTCCAGAAATGAGTGCTCAaatgctcaattcaaaatggtcagaccacaGTCATCCACCTAACTATGAGACATAATTTTGCAACATCCTTAATAGTTTACCACCTTTCCACATTCACAAAtcattcttgaacatttttgctaATGGTCCCACGTATTCCCGGATTCTAACACAGTTTATAAATaattttcagatctaaatattaacaaagaatctctcaaaatacacattatttTCAGATCTGACATATTTCTTCTTAATTGGGATTTTCATGTAACTGGCCCACCAGAAACCGGGAACCTGTTTTTTTTACACCTGCCTTATAAACCAAGGGGATATATTCCTCTGCACACCTTCTTCATCTAAAAATATCAATATTTAATTCAACCACTTGCAGCTTACaattttatctaattttcttgttctaagGTTCTACTAACTCCATAACTGCAAAAGTATATGCAAAATTTTATTTACATAACCAAGAAACAAgtaaatttttatattcatgacCATTCCTTTAGGCTATAAAAATCATCTGACAGGATTATCATTAATTgaatagtgtctttttttttccttcctatttgcAATTTTGTCCCATGACACAGCTGTACCCTTGGGGTTTTGAAAAATCACAATCATAAAATATATCCTAATCTAAACATATCACATGATATGCatatcaaaaatataaattgtACAAAAGAAATAACGATTACATAAAAAATATCACCCATATCAGTTATCacacgtaaaaaataaacatagaaaATATAATTCAGAGTGGGTAGTGTGGTGTCTGGTAATCCATTCTACTCtcttatccttttttctctcaattcctcttttctcttttcttcattttataccTCAACTGAAGTTCTTGTGTTCAGCCAGAACACGTCCCCTGATATCCAGTGATCTGTCTCCCATCATCCCTCATTTTATATTCAGTACCAGCAGTGTGGCTCTCTCAATCAAGGGAGAACCAGCTCTCTCGGAGTGAACATATGCGTCTGTGAGATCCCTAACCTAACATCCCAAAAATACAATGATGAATAcacataaaataaatgcaattcAATCAttcaaaaacaagaaaatacagtTAACCAatcacttttcttccattcaacTATCAATCCCAACAGGAAATCTCTCAGAATTTTGGCCTAGTGGTCCACCTGTCCTGAAGACACACTCACTTGCAAACTTCAGGGTGATGTATAGTTTGGCACTTTGGCTCTACCTCAGTAAAAGACAAGGTCTCTGAACTTTTCTCCATTGGAGGACCATTTTGTTTTGTACCTGTAATAtgataatttcttttccttccttttctctctctctctctctctctctctctctctctctctctctctctctctctctctctctctcagagatgGGACACCTAACGTTCCATATCCAAAACATTAACACCACCTACTCCTCTGAGTTAAAACAGAATATGGCACTATTATATTTTTCACTTGGaggtcttctttttcttgtatacATCTTCATGGAGGTCTTCTTTCTAGTCCTTCACCTTCTGGTTTAGTTTCTGTGCTGTTGTTCCCCTATGGCATTCCCTTAGGGAGTGGTATAATGGACCTCTATTTGTTGCCTCCTGCAGACTCCTTGGTCTTCTGGTGTAAATTCCCTTGCCATTATCATTTCCTACTGCTCTGGAGCTCCTAATATTTGTTACATAATTTAACATGTTCTGGTGAATAGTGATGTTACACAATCCTATTATTTTGTCCTAATCCTCCCCCAGCTGTCAATTGATGgtgtttttctttagttttacaTTTTGACTCTGTAGGACTAATTTTAATTAGGTATTGACTATAGTGATGAATGAGTTCCTGGCAAGGATTTGATTCCTTTTAGTTACTGTGACATTGTCAGCAGTAAGTTGTCAGGTAATATAGCCATCACTACTGTCCTTTCACTCTGATACATTGTCCTAAAATATTCACTTATGCACTGAACAGTTGATCACAATGATACCACTTCTTAGGCCCCCATGACTATAAATGCATTCAACTTCCATGTACATTTGTAGCCTCCTTGTTATGCTTCTCAGTGATAGGTGCGTTTAAGGCTGTCAGTACCATACTTTAAGCTCGTCACTTAATAATATTGGTCTTCTACTGAATTCCTGGTCAATATTCTGCCATAACCATGAACTTCATATAAATCACTTGAAAATGTGATCAATGCTGTAAAAGCTTACCACTTTTAAATTTTCTAAAAGCTTGGACATCTTTGGTTACTAACCTGTGTGAGAATCATTGATAGAGAGGAGTGTAATGTACATGGATGTGGTCCAAGTGAGGCATGATAAGATTAGACATAAGACACCAGAAGCTACAATAAAAATTTTGTGATGAAAGATAAGGCTTGACATTTTGATCCTGCATTTCCATTAACTAACAAAAGCATACCACGATTTtttcagtgctctctctctctctctctctctctctctctctctctctctctctctctctctctctctctctctctctctctctctattttgaaAGATTCTATATATACCTATATGTTTCTATGCATATATTAGTATTGTTCATCTAATGGCACTTCTCCACATTATATGATTTTTGCCTAAATACAAGCTATTAGTTATCTCAAATAGTATGACAAGCAATTAATTCTCCAGTTTAAAGAACCCCAAtatcagtaaacacacacacatattatatatatatatatatatatatatatatatatatatatatatatatatatatatatatatatatatatatatatatatatatatatatatatatatatacacacacacacacacacacacacacacacacacacacacacacacacacagataaatgtTAATTTGGAGCATATGATTTGGTCATATGATACCACTGGTGTATGAGCAGTTTTGCTGGTAGCAGGAAAAGGGAATGGAATGTGTGTTGGTGGATCTTGATAAGataactggtaaaaaaaaaaaaaaaaaaaatagaataaagggATGACTGATTTGTGCTGCTGATTAACTGACAAGCCTCGGTACGTGACCATAACGAATGTTAGTGAGCTAGCTCAAATTTGAAAAGTTTGCTTTCTGTTGTACTTAATTTTAGATATTGAGGGatctcagtaggcttttttttattagatttttgttgccctcggccagtgttcctcatacataaataaataaattaattaattatataattaatatatatatatatatatatatatatatatatatatatatatatatatatatatatatatatatatatatatatatatatatatatatatatatatatacacacacacacacacacacacacacacaccacatcatcACAATAACTATCCTTACTGCTACTCTTGAGTACTAATGTGTAATATGTGTATATAGATAGCCTTGCATTCGTGAATTCGGCAAGTGCCACACCCTTCCGTACAGTCACCACCCAGCACTTGAGGAAGGGTGGGTGATAAATGGGAGGAGGGAAACGGGAGAGAGCTGGAGGGcgttggagggaagggggaggtgggagaagagagggggagaaggggtgtGTAGGAATCCTCGCTGGAGGGGTGGCGGGGGAGAGGAGGtagcagggaaggaaaagaagggtggGGCGAGGGATGAGCAACCTAAATTTAGCAATGGTCTCACTCGCTCTTAACAGGAAGAGATGCCATAGCTATGCAACCAccctactttttttatttattttatacttcAAGTGTCTCACTGgaacactttttattaatactATACAGCGAATTATGGCCAGTAAAAAAACGCACGTTATCCACTGACACTCACTTTCAGCCCCCCCTCACGGAAGGTCAGTGAGAATGTTCAATCAGGAAAATCAATCGAGATGTACAAAATATCAAACCACCACCAAATTACCAACAGTTTCAATGCGCTAACAATTATCCAACATTCCAATGACACAACGTGAGAATAATAAACATCCCTCCACGACATCCTTGACCCGCCCTTTCTCTCATTGCCAGAAACTTCCTCCTGGAATCCATTTTTGTTCTTCCTAGAAATATGAAGACGGTACATGCACACATTTCCCGTCATTCACGCATAAGTTTATACCACACACAACCACATTCACAACCCTGCAATACGTAATAAGCATCAAAACACCATTCACTGCTTGACTACAACTTACCTGTCAGCCTGAGGTCAGACTCGCCCGTGACTCATCCCCGGTAATTAATTTGTCTCCATTAAAACACATATAAACTGAGATGTTTAAAATCTCACTAAAAGTCACACTCCCTCTTAACCTCAATATGGACCTGAGAAATGCGTGAACATTACCAGTACACCGTTGGAGCATACCGTTAAATGGCTGGGTGGGGCGGTGACCTGCTACCCTCaacctcccttcattcctcccattCCAGCACAGCCACTCGACCTCCACCAGTTATATCATGCAGAAGAAGGTAGCTGCACTTATTCCAACGTGTGTCTGGTGAAAACTGTGTAAACTTACGGCTATTTCCCTGGTTGTGAGTCCCTGACGGCTGCGGGACCTCCCTCCTATTGACTGGTCTGAGCGGCTCTGAGACAACGGCCCGCCCCTTCATGTTACTAAATACCCCCTCCTGCAAATATTGTTGCATATATGAAGCTGGAAATAGCTTAATAGTACGAGTTTATATAAGGGGTAATAGTTCAAGTATTACAACCGTTTTCATATCTTCCATTTGGGGATTATTGTGAAAAATGTGTGACATTCAGAAGGGAGGTTGGCTGGTTGATAGAACAGCCGTCcttgcctttctctttcttttatgttcaATGTGGGACTATTGTATCTTATTTAATTCACAACACTTGGTATTTTCGGTATTATCTCAATACCACGAACTACAAGGTAAAGAAATAAGTCTATGAAATTAGTACCGGCATTTAGTTTCTTTTAAAGTTTACTATGTTTATTCTCAAAATTAAAGGTGCATCTGGCCGGcagctccatttttttttctatctaccaGTTAAAGCATCTCACATAATATAGAAACACGAATATTTACATTGTCATATGAGTAAGGAAGCAAATTGAGAGGAAACTTCCGAAACGTAAACTGATCGATGAATGTAGATAGAGACTAAAAGTGGCAATGACTCAAGACTGACCTTTAAACCTTTGATCATTAGGCAATCGATGCGGAATACatatggtttttcttttttacaaatatgaagaaaatgtcTTGGTAATTAttcaaacaaaaataacaaacaaatgacCCAGGTAAACATGTTGTGATGGTAAGAGATTAGTCATGAcgcttaaagaagaaaaattctataaatgcaaaacaataaaatttttGCATGACAATATTTAGATATCAAAATAATCGAGTAAATGAACACTGTAGAGATTAAACAATCCCACCAGCGCCGCCCCCCATATAGTAAACAATCAAGATGGAGGCCTAGGTGAGGGGGCGGCAGGAGGAACATGTCACACCGCCTCctcatttctccattttcctgcAGCTGACGTCTCATGAGGGCTCGGATTCAACCAAAACAATGGCCACTGCATCTGACGCGGAGTCGGAGCCCCGCAGGAGCCACCACAGTAATGACTGGGAGGAGTTTTGTGACAAGCAGGCAAGAATGGCCGCCGTCAAATTTGTGAGATCGTGGAAAGTGTTTATCGCCTTGCAGTCTCAGTTTAGGGATATAGATCACAAGGACTTGGCGCAAAAATTCGCCGAGATTTTTCCTGTCCACTTGGAACATGCCCTGCGGAATCCCCCCAACGGCGTCAAGGTGCGGAATGGAGTGGGAGGGGGCGGCGGGGGCGTGAGCACTAGGTCGGCGTCAGCTGATGACATCCTAGAGGCAGCTGAAAGTGATGAGGGGGGCGAGTCTCCCTCCCCTAAGGTTACTCACAGGCCATTCTTCCGTCGTCTGTCCTTCAAAGGACTGAAAAAGGGCAAAATTTTTCACAAGCAGCACTCAGACGAAGTGGAACTCTCGCCTCACCACGAGAAGCAGGCCAAGGGAGAGAGGCCCAAGGCACGTGTGATGAAGGTGGCAGTGGAGTGCGTGAGGGAGGGCCCGGCACACCTTCTGGCCGGAGACACTCAAGAGGGGCGCCCACACTGGCTCAAGTGTCGCATGGCCCTCGTCAAAGTGGCTGCTGGGCACATGCTTGAGTTCTATGCGCCGCCAAAAGTGAGTGATTTACACACTACTAACTTACCTCttattgcatgcctcccctccttccgcggcctcgctgcacaagactttcttctttctctcacccctattctgtccacctctctaacgcaagagttaaccagtattctcaatcattcatccctttctctggtaaactctggaactccttgcctgcttctgtatttccaccttcctatgacttgaattccttcaagagggaggtttcaagacacttatccaccaatttttgaccactgctttgacccttttaagggactggcatttcagtgggcattttttttattagatttttgttgcccttggtcagtatccttcctacataaaaaaaaaaaaaaaaaaaatctgtgtctagggttacattttttttttttaatatatctgaGTGCTTGTATGATACATTGCTACCTTAGTGCACAAGTGCTGCTTTTTGATAAAAGTACAAGTGTGTACATTCTGAAATGTGAGTGGTGCCATGTGCAGCTGTATCATAGCCAAGAGACTTTATATTGTTGACTATAGTATATAAAAATACTTTGGGAGATCAAAGATGCTGAATCCTCTACTAtgttagatgaggttaagttTGGATAGATTAATAATTTGCTGGTGGTTGAGGACAGTAGAACCCCTGTTGATGTAAGGAAATAATATAACATCAAGTTGAAAGTTCATGGAGGTTTCTTTCTACATATCTTGTGAATAtttttataaataaatttttgtGCTAGAGAATAAAGATAGTGGTATGTAGGGCTCATGCAGTTTTGTTGTATTTGCTTTATACTCCTAGGATTTTATGTTCagttttctgcttttccttaaAATGTTTTCTGGTTTCCTGTTTATGATGCATATCAAAGTACTGTACTATTTTACCTGGGTATTATTTGGTAAACTACATCTTCCAGGTACTAAATCCTTATTCATTTTATCAAGAACATCTGAATATATTGATACTTAGGCAATAAATATAGAAATTGCTGCAATATCAAATCTATGTATCAAGAGGATGATTAGGAGAGTAGTTTGATTAGGCTAAGTTTAGTTTAATTGAAAATGtcctttgctctttcaccactagGAGGATGTTAGGTGGTAGTTACAGTAAATTATGTGTGGTCTGACATCTTTAAACTGGCAGCTAGGATGGAATCATGCAAGAATTTCTCCTTTGAACACTGTTGTCATATTTCCAGAGCCCGTGATGCATAATCTCTTATTTACATAAAAGGGATGCCCTATAAGATAGACATATATCTAAACTTTTACTCTAGGCAATACAACATAAGAAAGAACAGTAATTCTATCATACATAAGATATTTATATgccaataaagaaaacatggcATACATAATTTACAGTGTTGTTGAAAAGATATTGCCACTTTTTTTTGGCTTTCACTGTAGTTCTGGGGTAGTAGTTATTTTTACAGTTATATTTAGAATCCAGTATTAAGgaacagaagtaaaaaaataagccaatatcttaaaaaataatacatgaagCCACTTGTGAGCAGCAACACTTGACAATGACCCAACCTGACCCCATCACCTGGGCAGGCCTTTCAGATGCCAGGTCTCAAAAAATTCAGCCACATGTTGTTGGCTTTTAATGTAGTTCTGAGGTGGGTGAGTACTTTTGCAACAATATTTAGAATATAATGTGAAGGATTAACAGTAAAAGTAAGCCAATTacttgaaaagaaaatatatataatacattaaACCAATTGATCATTAGCTGCAACACTGATGACCCAGCCTGACCCTGTCACATGTtcagcattacacacacacacacacacacacacacacacacacacacacacacacacacacacacacacacacacaactgtagaagagacatcaagaagtatagttttcctcacagaaatgtgaacaaatggaatgaaatcagtgaagacgttgtcaatgctAAAattgtccatgcttttaagaccaaactggatggatatagagatgggatactatgagattactcctcTCATGTAAACCACAAGCTAAATACACATATacccacacacagacattaTCATGGGCTCAGGAAGCATGACAATGGTGTTCACAGGAAAAATCCCCTTGTGACTCCACCCTAACCGCCAGTTTAGAGATGTCGGCCCATAGCACCATGAGTTTCAGGCCTGTCCATCATGGCCCAAGCCTGATGTTAACACTACCTTTAGATATAAGGCATTAGTTTAGAAATGAAGCTACTTTGTCTTTTTGGTTTTgacaagtacagtaaaatccctcttatccggcatcaatgggaccgccgacatgccggatacttgacagttgccggatacttgaatagaagtgaaattatgtccttctgatcttttcaagaTCAGAAGGATCTTGatcgtataacactttgtccatcatttcaccacgatgatactgcagtgtgtgatgaTTTTCCactgcctttggggtgtcggtggctttcatgtaatcccgcaactttttcgtttgggatttaatgtcataaatagttgatgagcccacaccatattccgccattagttgctgtctggtttcacctctctctaatcgtcgacaaaagtctaccttctgcttaagtgtaagcacaacacgcttcctcttttctacaactttaggcatgttgaaggtgtcaggcgataaacagtgcacacgtgggactgagtaaacacagtgcagtgggccgcgggtggcgcgaaggaGTGCGCTCTGGCagcaaggggacaaagtatgcctcacgcgggaattttaatcaattttatgagtacacattgattttttattgattttaaggctcggggaaaaatgtgccggatacttgaagctgccagatactcaaatgccggatgagagggattttactgtattaacTAAATGGTCAGTGTGTAGAGCTTCAAGCTGGTTGTGGGAGGAAGCTATTAACAAGCCCACTTTATTGGTATTACAATAGCAGTTCTATATGATTTCATCTTTAATTTTAGAATTTTTCTGACAGTTATGACAAGAGGATTCACTTATGAATCATCCATCTTTCCAGAGTATGAAACCTCGCAcaggggtgttttgcatatcAATAAATGAAGCTCGTGAAACTACAGATTTGGAGATGCCAGACCACAGAAACACATTTGTTATCAAGGTGAGCTTTGTTCACTGCATATCCTCAACGTCATCATTGTCAACAATTACAGTACTCATATCACTGATGAACAAAACATATTCAGCTGTTTCCTCTGCTCCTTTAGTCATGATGATGCTAATCTTTGTTACCTCACTCAGCTTTTAGTTAACCcatttctttgtaatttttttttttttaatgatactatGAAAAGACTTTGATTTGGGGTAGATAGAATTTAAAGATTGCAAGAATATATATACCTATTATATTACAGGCAGACAATGGCAgtgagtgggtggtggaggCCCAAGATCAGGAAGATATGAAGACTTGGCTCACCACTATTGTTGCCCACTGCTGTTCCAATGACAAAGAACAGTAAGGCTTTCTTTTGGTGTGGTAGTTATGGAGAAGAGAGTGGTTCTGATTATTTTGGAAATTAAGAGATTGTTGGTTCCATGCTCTTTGGGAAGGGTTTGTGCTCTTATTTAATCCTGGATAATATTACATTCAGTATTCTTTGTGTAGTATGTaacacatttctttttctgAAAGTATGCCTGGCTTACCCTATGACCAGGCAGGTACTGGTGTATTGGTATTGTTGGTATGAGTTTATTTCTTGTGTATTAGTATTACAGCAAAAGTTCTATCTTTTGGTATCAATGTTTCAGAAAACTTAATGTTTCAGTGCTTTTGCAAAATAGTCACATTTTGAAAGCTATCTGATCATCTGGCATATTTCTAAAAGGTATTGGCATGTGACAAGTTTAAAAATGGCACTGGAGCACTGCAATCATCTGCTGTCATGTGCAGGCTCTACTTCTAGCTACAGCTCCCATGGGTATGATGGTGTGAGTGTGTATATGAGAATATTTTTGGTATAAACTTGGAATATGTGAGTAAAGTACTAtactgaggaggagaggaaaggaatattaGCAATCCTAAGTGTAACAGGcacagagt comes from the Scylla paramamosain isolate STU-SP2022 chromosome 28, ASM3559412v1, whole genome shotgun sequence genome and includes:
- the LOC135114928 gene encoding SH2B adapter protein 1-like isoform X2 → MATASDAESEPRRSHHSNDWEEFCDKQARMAAVKFVRSWKVFIALQSQFRDIDHKDLAQKFAEIFPVHLEHALRNPPNGVKVRNGVGGGGGGVSTRSASADDILEAAESDEGGESPSPKVTHRPFFRRLSFKGLKKGKIFHKQHSDEVELSPHHEKQAKGERPKARVMKVAVECVREGPAHLLAGDTQEGRPHWLKCRMALVKVAAGHMLEFYAPPKSMKPRTGVFCISINEARETTDLEMPDHRNTFVIKADNGSEWVVEAQDQEDMKTWLTTIVAHCCSNDKEQSKNYELRPQMYSVKNESSQSLAGGGEVSERQEHPPDLPPRVPGTTSPSSQQASSLIVARQNNFSRSQNGLGDYSNEDAEVDFYSTLRDYPWFHGTLSRCDAASAVLQEAVAGHGVFLVRQSETRKGEYVLTFNYQGRAKHLRMTINPDGACRVQHLSFATIFDLLEYFRDNHIPLESGGTSDVTLSEFVIAADYTAQSSQGGAERRPLNLPDTREVTTHGGSVRMTTSALERLQYEQSNSGGSAGRAVENTYTFT
- the LOC135114928 gene encoding SH2B adapter protein 1-like isoform X1, with the protein product MATASDAESEPRRSHHSNDWEEFCDKQARMAAVKFVRSWKVFIALQSQFRDIDHKDLAQKFAEIFPVHLEHALRNPPNGVKVRNGVGGGGGGVSTRSASADDILEAAESDEGGESPSPKVTHRPFFRRLSFKGLKKGKIFHKQHSDEVELSPHHEKQAKGERPKARVMKVAVECVREGPAHLLAGDTQEGRPHWLKCRMALVKVAAGHMLEFYAPPKSMKPRTGVFCISINEARETTDLEMPDHRNTFVIKADNGSEWVVEAQDQEDMKTWLTTIVAHCCSNDKEQSKNYELRPQMYSVKNESSQSLAGGGEVSERQEHPPDLPPRVPGTTSPSSQQASSLIVARQNNFSRSQNGLGDYSNEDAVNLRVPPEVDFYSTLRDYPWFHGTLSRCDAASAVLQEAVAGHGVFLVRQSETRKGEYVLTFNYQGRAKHLRMTINPDGACRVQHLSFATIFDLLEYFRDNHIPLESGGTSDVTLSEFVIAADYTAQSSQGGAERRPLNLPDTREVTTHGGSVRMTTSALERLQYEQSNSGGSAGRAVENTYTFT